In one Triplophysa rosa linkage group LG13, Trosa_1v2, whole genome shotgun sequence genomic region, the following are encoded:
- the si:dkey-6i22.5 gene encoding polyamine-modulated factor 1, which yields MEETEKKTESHSVENNVDEVGIHVNVSSEASARRNDAVKSSQSKPRLKLFQKVMEKSLQWLVNSAGFDRFSHYLQPLSKQNPQLTEAMHKQFISQLQTLVQNEIGSVIEEGDLKVKLEELDKLEELAKGISEPAWRPSGVPEQDVCSDLVSYYKKQEEYMRLQLKKLQKKTAALAQKVQAGRESITDTEQRIASAVEEWKTSLQDLEAFVLTRSPPESF from the exons ATGGAGGAGACCGAGAAGAAGACCGAATCACATTCAGTTGAAAATAATGTGGATGAAGTTGGTATCCACGTGAATGTTTCATCTGAAGCGTCAGCTCGCCGTAATGATGCGGTTAAATCATCTCAATCTAAACCGAGACTCAAACTGTTTCAAAAGGTGATGGAAAAGAGCCTACAGTGGCTAGTGAACAGCGCCGG TTTCGACAGATTTTCCCATTACCTTCAGCCACTGTCAAAGCAGAACCCCCAGCTGACTGAAGCCATGCACAAGCAGTTCATCAGCCAGCTCCAGACATTAGTCCAG aacGAAATCGGCAGTGTGATTGAGGAAGGGGACCTAAAAGTAAAGCTCGAAGAGTTGGACAAACTGGAGGAGCTTGCAAAAGGCATATCAGAACCTGCATG GCGACCAAGTGGTGTTCCAGAGCAGGATGTGTGCAGTGACTTAGTGTCATATTATAAGAAGCAGGAGGAGTACATGCGGCTGCAGCTGAAGAAACTGCAGAAGAAGACTGCAGCCCTTGCTCAGAAAGTGCAGGCCGGCCGAGAGAGCATCACAGACACAGAGCAGCGCATAGCATCAGCAGTGGAAGAATGGAAG ACATCTCTTCAGGATCTGGAAGCTTTTGTCTTGACACGTTCGCCACCTGAGTCTTTTTAA
- the med19a gene encoding mediator of RNA polymerase II transcription subunit 19-A: MSEIFSTLFGQNDAQPPTGQTAFGSGKPPPPNQAAGAAQMPTQLGDEGPTLRKPGAMNEPFYLLRELPVGNELTGNTNLITHYNLEHAYNKFCGKKVKEKLSNFLPELPGMIDCPGVQDGSSLRSLIEKPPVCGNSFSPLTGALLTGFRLHTGPLPEQYRLMHIQPPKKKSKHKHRHHRPQDPLPPETPSDSDPKKKKKKRDDDPDRKKKKKDKKKKKKHSPDHPGLTGSQSNSNSLR, translated from the exons ATGTCGGAAATATTTTCAACTTTGTTTGGGCAAAATGATGCACAGCCTCCAACGGGGCAGACAGCGTTCGGGTCCGGGAAACCTCCGCCGCCAAACCAAGCTGCCGGTGCGGCTCAGATGCCAACACAGCTCGGGGATGAGGGGCCTACACTGAGAAAACCCGGAGCCATGAACGAGCCTTTCTATTTACTGCGAGAACTGCCAG TTGGAAACGAGCTGACGGGAAACACAAACCTCATCACGCATTATAATCTGGAACACGCGTATAATAAATTCTGCGGCAAGAAGGTGAAGGAGAAGCTGAGCAACTTTTTACCAGAATTGCCAG GTATGATAGACTGTCCAGGTGTTCAGGATGGAAGTTCTCTGCGTTCTCTCATAGAAAAACCTCCAGTTTGTGGAAACTCCTTTAGCCCACTAACAGGAGCTCTACTTACTGGATTTAGACTACACACTGGCCCG CTTCCAGAGCAGTACAGACTGATGCACATACAGCCACCAAAGAAAAAGAGTAAACATAAACACAGACATCATCGACCTCAGGATCCATTACCACCAG AGACTCCCTCAGATTCTGACcccaagaagaaaaagaaaaagagggaCGATGACCCTGATCgtaagaagaaaaagaaagacaagaagaaaaagaag AAACACAGTCCTGATCATCCTGGTCTGACTGGATCTCAGTCCAACAGCAACAGCCTGAGATAA